The following proteins are co-located in the Pedobacter sp. FW305-3-2-15-E-R2A2 genome:
- a CDS encoding glutamate synthase-related protein: protein MKQKEFRSILGTVFLWIALLGIVALIVNAFYQKSAFHLLIALPVILVTALAYDRFQSKHAVLRNYPVIGRLRYFFESIRPEMRQYFFESELDGKPFNRRQRSIVYQRAKNERETVAFGMQVDPYQEGYEWVSHSIYPKKLNNMDLRVKVGGQACLQPYNLSILNIGAMSFGALSKTAIQSLSNGANLNGFAHNTGEGGISPYHVKGGGDLIWQVGTGYFGCRDAEGKFDPALFQKNSKREYVRMIELKLSQGAKPGHGGILPAAKNTPEIAEIRNVVAGTTILSPPAHSTFSNATGLMRFIQQLRELSGGKPVGFKLCIGSKQEFIDICEAMSLTRISPDFITIDGAEGGTGAAPLEYTDYVGMPLLDALSFVNITLKKYGLRDDIKILASGKIITGFDIMRVVALGADACYSARGMMMALGCIQALKCDSGKCPVGIATQDKSLFKGIDVTDKKHRVANFHKNTVHATVELMEACGFDTLSEIKPERFNRRIDTTKTLNFKEIYFS, encoded by the coding sequence ATGAAACAAAAAGAATTTCGTTCTATACTTGGAACAGTATTTCTTTGGATCGCCTTACTAGGCATTGTCGCTTTAATCGTAAATGCATTTTATCAAAAATCTGCATTCCACCTATTGATCGCCTTGCCGGTTATTTTAGTGACTGCATTGGCCTACGACCGCTTTCAGTCGAAACATGCCGTATTGCGCAACTACCCGGTAATTGGCCGTTTACGCTATTTCTTTGAATCCATCAGGCCTGAAATGCGCCAGTATTTCTTCGAATCAGAGCTGGATGGAAAACCTTTTAACCGTCGCCAACGCTCTATTGTCTATCAAAGGGCAAAAAATGAAAGAGAAACCGTTGCTTTTGGAATGCAGGTAGACCCTTATCAGGAAGGATATGAATGGGTATCACACAGCATTTACCCTAAGAAATTAAACAATATGGACCTGCGCGTAAAAGTAGGTGGACAAGCCTGTTTACAGCCTTACAACCTGAGCATCCTGAACATTGGTGCGATGAGTTTTGGTGCCTTGAGCAAAACAGCCATCCAATCTTTAAGCAATGGGGCCAACCTCAATGGCTTTGCCCACAATACCGGCGAAGGAGGAATCAGTCCTTATCACGTTAAAGGTGGTGGCGACCTGATCTGGCAGGTAGGTACAGGATATTTCGGATGCAGGGATGCGGAAGGAAAATTCGATCCGGCCTTATTCCAAAAAAACTCTAAAAGAGAGTATGTGAGAATGATTGAGCTGAAATTATCTCAAGGTGCAAAACCGGGACACGGTGGTATTTTACCTGCAGCGAAAAACACTCCTGAAATTGCAGAGATCAGAAACGTGGTGGCAGGAACAACGATCCTTTCTCCTCCGGCACACAGTACTTTCTCCAATGCAACAGGCTTAATGCGTTTCATTCAGCAGCTGCGTGAACTTTCAGGAGGAAAACCTGTAGGATTTAAGTTATGTATCGGAAGCAAACAGGAATTTATAGACATCTGTGAAGCCATGTCACTGACGAGAATCTCTCCGGATTTTATTACCATAGATGGTGCAGAAGGCGGAACCGGAGCAGCTCCTCTTGAATATACAGATTACGTGGGAATGCCTTTATTGGATGCCCTTTCATTTGTAAACATTACTTTAAAGAAATACGGACTTAGAGACGATATTAAAATTCTGGCTTCAGGAAAGATCATCACCGGATTTGACATCATGAGGGTGGTCGCCCTTGGCGCAGATGCCTGCTACAGTGCCAGAGGAATGATGATGGCCTTAGGTTGTATTCAGGCCCTGAAATGCGACAGTGGTAAATGTCCGGTAGGTATTGCGACTCAGGACAAGAGTTTGTTCAAAGGAATCGACGTAACTGACAAAAAACACCGGGTAGCAAATTTCCATAAAAACACCGTCCACGCAACAGTAGAACTCATGGAAGCCTGTGGCTTTGATACCCTTTCAGAAATTAAACCGGAACGTTTTAACAGAAGAATCGACACGACAAAAACCCTGAATTTCAAAGAGATCTATTTCTCTTAG
- a CDS encoding CAP domain-containing protein, which yields MKMITIALCFLFPLLSPGTSEKSDPDDSWTKEELRMANTAGDVDYLTAEEKDMVIYMNLARMDGAKFFDTYFQDFVDAHNLQMQQYGNYNEVKVNRNDSYYRSLRRDLERVKDFPVFWPDEALSNVAKLHAKDLNRNNFAGHNSKDGRTVQQRIGRVYPNKSNGECLAFGFTSGLSNVCMLLLDKGVADLGHRKLILNTSSKLNTVGLSIQPHKRYRYCAVIDFVSLPE from the coding sequence ATGAAAATGATTACCATTGCCCTTTGTTTCTTATTTCCCCTGCTTTCTCCCGGTACTTCCGAAAAATCAGACCCGGACGATAGCTGGACAAAAGAGGAGTTAAGAATGGCCAACACTGCCGGCGATGTGGATTACCTGACCGCTGAGGAAAAAGATATGGTCATTTACATGAACCTGGCAAGAATGGATGGCGCTAAATTTTTCGACACCTATTTTCAGGATTTTGTCGACGCCCATAACCTGCAAATGCAGCAATACGGAAATTACAATGAAGTAAAGGTGAACAGGAACGACAGTTATTACAGAAGTCTGCGCAGAGATCTCGAGAGGGTTAAGGATTTTCCGGTATTCTGGCCGGACGAAGCACTCAGCAACGTGGCTAAATTACATGCAAAAGACCTGAACAGAAATAATTTTGCGGGACATAATTCTAAAGACGGGCGTACCGTTCAGCAACGCATAGGAAGGGTATATCCCAATAAATCAAACGGAGAATGCCTGGCCTTTGGATTTACCTCCGGCTTATCCAACGTATGTATGTTACTGCTCGACAAGGGGGTTGCAGACCTTGGCCATAGAAAGCTCATCCTGAACACCTCCTCAAAACTAAACACGGTAGGCTTGAGTATCCAACCCCATAAGCGTTACCGTTATTGTGCAGTAATAGACTTCGTCTCCCTTCCGGAATAA
- a CDS encoding TonB-dependent receptor translates to MKQLYKLLSITVLFLLSVNTFAQLASAPARGSITGTVNSNDGKPAGYVNVQIVENNRRTLTKEDGTFSFHNLKPGNYTLQTSYVGLQVQSQKVTVIEGQTSKIEFTLSESASELTEVIIAGTNSQNLKPVTLGKIAIAPRDLPQAVQLISSVTIADQQMNRLSDALKNVNGVAFGANRGGVNGETFYARGYALGTNNVFKNGARTTTGGMPETSTLESIEILKGSAALLYGGVSGGAVVNMITKKPKFNYGGEVSMRAGSYDLYKPTADIYGPIAKDLAFRVIGNYENAGSFRDDVTSKRVYVNPSLLYNAGKNTEILIQGDYLKSDFTPDFGIGTVGNKLPQNIGRNVFLNTQWAYNKTNTTTAQANVTHKFNDNWKLNVIAALQSYNRNYFSSERPFAAEDGTWNRALTRSKTKESTFNQQINLNGSIKTGNIQHTILVGADADQSNTKAYGYTVPNNLTDPVTKSKYYDQVNITNGSSFNIPSNNNLPETPLISDTQTPIYRMGAFIQDLVALTDQFKVLAGIRYTFQKTPRTATTNYLTGEKTINKNGIDKSKTESAFSPKVGLIYEPFKTTSVYLSYANNFTSNAGLDINTNAPMDPSIIDQYEAGIKNDFLDGRLSANLTVYRILNNKFAQTALFDAQGMPNSDTNRKEFTGKTASDGLELDITGTIVKGLNFLAGYSYNFMRYTKTLEETKDNTGKVIIPGGIKEGERLVGTTKNTANASLFYTLQNGDLKGLKLGASAYYTGDRNGGRNTNKSGTSSGIIPLGAFTTFDLSAGYSWKKLSLLAKVANITNELNYFVHENYSVNPIAPRQFITTLSYKF, encoded by the coding sequence ATGAAACAACTATACAAACTACTCAGCATTACAGTGCTATTTCTTCTATCTGTAAACACATTTGCACAACTTGCATCGGCCCCGGCAAGGGGAAGTATTACCGGAACAGTAAACTCCAATGACGGAAAACCTGCCGGATATGTTAACGTTCAGATTGTAGAAAACAATAGAAGAACCCTGACAAAAGAAGACGGAACTTTTAGCTTTCATAATTTAAAACCTGGTAATTACACCTTACAAACCTCTTATGTAGGTTTACAGGTACAATCTCAAAAAGTAACGGTAATAGAAGGACAGACCTCTAAAATTGAGTTTACGCTATCGGAAAGCGCCTCCGAATTAACGGAGGTGATCATTGCCGGTACTAACAGTCAGAATCTTAAACCTGTTACATTAGGCAAAATTGCGATCGCTCCAAGAGATCTTCCTCAGGCTGTTCAGCTCATCAGCAGTGTAACGATTGCAGATCAGCAGATGAATAGACTGAGTGACGCCTTGAAAAACGTAAACGGCGTCGCTTTCGGTGCAAACCGCGGTGGTGTTAATGGAGAAACTTTTTATGCACGTGGTTATGCCCTTGGTACAAACAATGTATTTAAAAACGGTGCCCGTACAACTACTGGTGGCATGCCGGAAACAAGCACACTGGAATCCATAGAAATATTAAAGGGAAGTGCAGCCTTACTATATGGTGGCGTTTCAGGTGGAGCGGTGGTCAACATGATCACTAAAAAACCTAAATTTAACTACGGTGGAGAGGTTTCCATGCGTGCCGGAAGCTATGATCTCTATAAGCCAACTGCAGACATCTATGGACCAATTGCCAAAGACCTTGCCTTCCGCGTAATTGGAAACTACGAAAATGCGGGAAGTTTCAGAGATGATGTGACCTCCAAAAGAGTGTATGTAAATCCTTCCCTATTATATAATGCAGGTAAAAACACGGAAATCCTCATTCAGGGAGATTACCTGAAAAGCGATTTTACTCCTGATTTCGGAATCGGTACTGTTGGAAATAAGCTTCCTCAAAATATTGGAAGAAATGTATTCCTAAACACGCAATGGGCATACAATAAAACCAATACGACCACAGCTCAGGCAAATGTGACTCATAAATTCAACGACAACTGGAAATTAAACGTAATTGCCGCTCTTCAGTCCTATAATAGGAATTACTTTTCTTCGGAACGTCCTTTTGCTGCTGAAGATGGAACCTGGAACCGTGCACTTACCCGCTCAAAGACCAAAGAATCTACTTTCAATCAGCAGATTAATTTAAATGGATCAATCAAAACCGGAAATATACAACATACCATCCTGGTTGGCGCTGACGCAGATCAGTCAAACACCAAGGCTTATGGATATACCGTTCCCAATAACCTGACCGATCCTGTTACTAAAAGCAAATACTATGATCAGGTGAACATCACTAACGGATCAAGTTTTAATATCCCTTCCAATAACAACCTGCCTGAAACTCCGCTAATTTCAGATACCCAAACACCCATCTACAGAATGGGTGCATTTATACAGGATTTAGTTGCATTAACGGATCAGTTTAAAGTATTGGCAGGAATTCGTTACACCTTCCAAAAGACACCGAGGACGGCCACCACAAATTACCTGACCGGAGAAAAAACGATCAACAAAAATGGAATAGATAAATCAAAAACAGAAAGTGCTTTTTCACCTAAAGTTGGCTTGATCTACGAGCCCTTTAAAACAACCTCTGTTTACCTAAGCTATGCCAATAATTTCACATCGAACGCTGGTCTTGACATCAACACCAATGCGCCAATGGATCCATCTATTATTGATCAGTATGAAGCGGGCATTAAAAATGACTTTCTGGATGGCAGATTATCTGCAAATCTTACCGTTTATAGAATCCTCAACAACAAGTTTGCGCAAACCGCATTGTTCGACGCTCAGGGAATGCCAAATTCAGATACCAATAGGAAAGAATTTACCGGAAAGACCGCAAGTGATGGTTTAGAACTTGACATTACAGGTACCATTGTAAAAGGACTGAACTTTCTGGCAGGATACAGCTATAACTTCATGCGTTATACGAAAACGTTAGAAGAAACAAAAGATAATACCGGAAAAGTAATTATTCCGGGAGGAATCAAAGAAGGAGAACGTCTGGTAGGGACAACAAAAAACACGGCCAATGCTTCCTTGTTTTATACCCTTCAGAACGGAGATCTTAAAGGACTTAAATTAGGGGCTTCTGCCTACTATACCGGAGATCGTAATGGTGGAAGAAATACCAATAAATCAGGAACCTCATCAGGAATTATCCCACTAGGTGCTTTTACCACCTTCGACCTTTCCGCCGGCTATTCCTGGAAAAAGCTTTCCTTGTTAGCCAAAGTAGCCAATATCACCAATGAACTGAATTATTTTGTTCATGAAAACTATAGTGTGAACCCGATTGCGCCACGACAGTTTATCACGACACTGAGTTATAAATTCTAA
- a CDS encoding porin produces MKPNLTLLFLLCIPFFSNAQGIDIPVTSKTKLNFSGMLQSQFNYSLDDDIDIKGLHHSGDEQVAHNSFSVKRARLQLNATISDRINAVILVNFGDFTGNPQNKVLENAFIKYSINDYVNFQFGQFRPQFGQEDNYPVDFVQSIDYSNQYYLFGGNSWQSFQIGASFSGKIKDIAVPIEYSIGVFNGNNRNTVDNDDGKIFPARLVFGLSKETHLGISGGAGKNMGQKIWAYGLDLDYKKQLNEKWWVKFTSEYKQGINSQEFFNQTTPVIPVSRYAMRGIYVLPNVSYSFKNTRLKDLEFAFRYEYLDADFKQSGNARQTYIPMLSASFAEAYAIRVQLGLMMDRYQRNIPNTTSYHTNRVICQVQARF; encoded by the coding sequence ATGAAGCCCAATTTAACGCTCCTTTTCCTCCTTTGTATACCTTTTTTCTCAAATGCCCAGGGGATTGATATTCCGGTCACCTCGAAAACGAAACTCAACTTTTCCGGAATGCTGCAAAGTCAATTCAACTATTCCCTGGACGATGATATTGACATTAAAGGATTACACCATTCAGGTGATGAGCAGGTTGCCCATAATTCTTTTTCCGTTAAAAGAGCGAGGTTACAACTCAATGCTACGATCAGTGACCGCATCAACGCGGTTATCCTGGTGAACTTCGGTGACTTTACCGGAAACCCGCAAAATAAGGTACTAGAAAACGCCTTTATCAAATACAGCATCAATGACTATGTAAACTTCCAGTTCGGTCAGTTTCGCCCGCAGTTCGGACAAGAAGACAACTATCCGGTAGATTTTGTACAGTCTATAGATTATTCCAATCAGTATTACCTGTTTGGAGGCAACAGCTGGCAGAGTTTCCAGATTGGCGCCAGTTTCTCCGGAAAAATCAAAGACATTGCGGTTCCTATAGAATACTCGATCGGAGTCTTTAATGGCAATAACCGGAATACCGTAGACAACGACGATGGAAAGATCTTTCCTGCAAGACTGGTATTTGGGCTGAGTAAAGAAACGCATTTGGGCATCAGTGGAGGAGCTGGAAAAAATATGGGGCAGAAGATCTGGGCATATGGATTAGATCTGGACTATAAAAAGCAACTCAATGAAAAATGGTGGGTAAAATTCACCTCAGAATATAAACAGGGAATCAATAGCCAGGAATTCTTTAACCAGACCACGCCCGTTATTCCGGTCAGCAGATATGCCATGCGGGGAATCTATGTCTTGCCTAACGTGAGTTACAGTTTTAAAAATACCAGGCTGAAAGACCTGGAGTTCGCCTTTCGTTATGAATATCTGGATGCCGATTTTAAGCAATCCGGGAATGCCAGACAAACTTACATTCCTATGCTCAGCGCTTCTTTTGCAGAGGCCTATGCGATCCGTGTTCAGCTTGGGCTGATGATGGACCGGTATCAAAGAAATATTCCAAACACTACATCATACCATACTAACCGAGTGATTTGCCAGGTGCAGGCACGCTTTTAA
- a CDS encoding anion permease codes for MQEINYKMMLVTLAFGLIIWFLPIPDGVKPEAWHLLAIFLGTILGIILKAASMGTMSMIAIAAVALSGVLAPGNPGKSITLALSSFGDKVIWLIGISFFIARGFIKTGLGSRIAYLFVRVFGRSSLGLGYGLGLADLVLAPAIPSNTARGGGIIYPIMKAMALNFGSIPEQPETHRKLGAYLSLNCYNINLVTSAMFLTGTASNPMCQKFAADLGIHITWMSWMWAAIVPGIISLIAVPYILYKIYPPELKKTSGATQMAAEKLKEMGAVTTNEWLMLTAFVVLLFLWITGDFFKIDATTTAFIGLVFLLLSRVLTWEDVKSEKGAWDTIVWFSALVMMGSALNQLGLIPWFSNLVKAKIGGMSWTMAFPIIILVYFYSHYLFASATAHVASMYAALLGVGISIGIPPMLLALSLGFCGGIFGTLTHYGHGPAPVFFGSTYVEVKDWWSRGFVLSIFFLIIWMGIGGLWWKAIGLY; via the coding sequence ATGCAAGAAATTAACTACAAAATGATGCTGGTTACCCTAGCCTTTGGGCTGATTATCTGGTTTTTGCCCATCCCAGACGGTGTTAAGCCGGAAGCATGGCATCTGCTCGCCATTTTTCTCGGAACGATCCTGGGCATCATCCTGAAAGCAGCTTCAATGGGAACGATGTCGATGATCGCAATTGCCGCAGTGGCCTTGTCGGGGGTTCTTGCACCGGGAAATCCGGGTAAATCCATCACTTTAGCTTTGAGTAGTTTCGGAGATAAGGTGATCTGGCTGATTGGAATTTCCTTTTTTATCGCCCGTGGCTTTATTAAAACCGGATTGGGGAGCAGGATCGCCTATCTTTTTGTCAGGGTTTTCGGTCGCAGTTCTTTAGGATTAGGTTATGGACTAGGGCTGGCAGACCTGGTGCTTGCACCAGCCATTCCAAGCAATACGGCCCGCGGAGGAGGGATTATCTATCCCATCATGAAGGCGATGGCTTTAAACTTCGGCTCCATCCCCGAACAACCGGAAACACATAGGAAACTGGGCGCTTATCTCAGTTTGAATTGTTACAACATCAATCTGGTCACTTCTGCCATGTTTCTTACCGGCACGGCAAGTAACCCGATGTGTCAGAAATTTGCGGCCGACCTTGGCATCCACATCACCTGGATGTCCTGGATGTGGGCAGCCATTGTTCCGGGGATCATCTCGCTGATTGCAGTGCCTTATATCTTGTACAAAATATATCCACCAGAGCTCAAAAAAACAAGTGGTGCGACACAAATGGCGGCGGAGAAACTGAAAGAAATGGGGGCGGTGACAACGAATGAATGGCTCATGCTGACCGCTTTCGTGGTCCTGCTTTTTCTATGGATTACCGGAGATTTCTTTAAAATTGATGCGACAACTACCGCTTTTATCGGCCTGGTCTTCTTATTGCTTTCCAGGGTGCTGACCTGGGAGGACGTGAAAAGTGAAAAGGGAGCATGGGATACAATCGTCTGGTTTTCGGCATTGGTGATGATGGGAAGCGCCCTGAATCAACTGGGCTTAATACCCTGGTTTAGTAACCTGGTGAAAGCCAAAATCGGCGGAATGAGCTGGACCATGGCCTTTCCGATCATTATCCTGGTTTATTTCTATAGCCATTATCTTTTTGCCAGTGCTACGGCACACGTGGCTTCCATGTATGCGGCATTGCTGGGCGTAGGAATAAGCATTGGGATTCCACCGATGCTACTGGCTTTATCCCTTGGTTTTTGCGGTGGAATTTTCGGAACATTAACCCATTATGGACATGGTCCGGCACCTGTATTTTTTGGCAGTACCTATGTCGAAGTCAAGGATTGGTGGTCGCGAGGATTCGTATTAAGTATCTTTTTCCTGATCATTTGGATGGGCATCGGAGGTCTTTGGTGGAAAGCGATTGGTTTATATTAA
- a CDS encoding succinate dehydrogenase cytochrome b subunit produces the protein MKSTFSTLMRKTLMALTGLFLCFFLVIHLLGNLQLLLPAVQAKESFNSYSQLLSGNIFIKIISYVLYTSLIVHCLDALVITLKNRKTAGKYAVDKRGASSKWYSRNMGILGTLILIFLVFHFKDFWYQYKFGTLPTDEYGHKDLYTIVIAAYQDWWYVLFYVLSMFALGYHLLHGFFSAARSLGVYHPKYVSWIRIFGRGYSYVITAGFAIIPIYVYLTQHVSWN, from the coding sequence ATGAAAAGTACTTTCTCTACCCTGATGCGGAAAACGCTGATGGCCTTAACGGGATTATTTCTTTGCTTTTTTCTGGTGATTCACCTGTTGGGAAACCTGCAGTTGTTATTGCCGGCAGTACAGGCAAAGGAAAGTTTTAATAGCTATTCTCAATTGCTCTCGGGAAATATTTTCATCAAGATCATTTCCTATGTTTTATATACTTCCCTGATCGTCCATTGCCTGGACGCCCTGGTGATCACCCTTAAAAACCGAAAAACAGCAGGTAAATATGCGGTTGATAAAAGAGGGGCATCGAGCAAATGGTATTCCCGGAACATGGGAATCCTTGGCACATTGATCCTGATCTTTCTGGTTTTTCATTTTAAAGATTTTTGGTATCAGTATAAATTTGGTACACTGCCAACAGATGAGTATGGCCATAAAGATTTGTATACCATCGTGATCGCCGCCTATCAGGACTGGTGGTATGTGCTTTTTTATGTGCTCTCTATGTTTGCATTGGGGTACCACCTTTTACACGGTTTTTTCAGTGCGGCACGCTCTCTGGGTGTTTACCATCCAAAATACGTTTCCTGGATCAGGATCTTCGGCAGGGGTTATAGTTATGTCATCACAGCAGGGTTTGCGATTATCCCAATTTACGTTTACTTAACTCAGCATGTATCATGGAACTAA
- a CDS encoding fumarate reductase/succinate dehydrogenase flavoprotein subunit, which produces MELNAKIPPGPLKDKWSFYKDHARLVNPANRKKLEVIVVGTGLAGSAAAASLAEMGYKVKSFCFQDSARRAHSVAAQGGVNAAKNYKNDGDSVYRMFYDTIKGGDFRSREANVYRLAECSAQLIDQAVAQGVPFGREYGGYLNNRSFGGVQVSRTFYARGQTGQQLLLGAYQALMRQAAAKTVTLYTRHEMLDLVLVDGKARGIIVRNLDTGEIERHSANTVILATGGFGKIYYLSTLAMGCNASAIWRAHKKGAFMACPSWTQVHPTSLPQSGDYQSKLTLMSESLRNDGRIWVPLKPEEKRKPNDIPEDERDYYLERRYPAFGNLAPRDISSRAAKERIDAGFGVGPQLNAVYLDFSKAIKEQGKEKIKEKYGNLFAMYRKITDTDAYSEPMMISPAAHFSMGGLWVDYELMTTIPGLFALGEANFADHGANRLGANSLLQACVDGYFVAPYTVSNYLAGEIHAEKLDADAQEFIDAEVRVRAHLGKLLAINGTKTADHYHKTLGKLLYDYCGLSRSREGLVYAIKEIKKLREDFYEHLKVPGTEEEMNGELEKAGRISDYLEVAELMCQDALTREESCGAHFREEYQTPEGEALRNDEAFCFVSAWQWQGEDKEERLVPEPLHFENVELTVRSYK; this is translated from the coding sequence ATGGAACTAAATGCAAAAATACCTCCCGGCCCTTTAAAAGATAAATGGAGTTTTTATAAAGACCACGCAAGATTGGTTAATCCTGCGAACAGAAAGAAGTTGGAGGTGATTGTGGTTGGAACGGGACTTGCCGGAAGTGCTGCGGCTGCATCACTTGCGGAGATGGGGTATAAGGTTAAATCTTTTTGTTTCCAGGATTCTGCAAGAAGGGCCCATTCTGTAGCAGCCCAGGGTGGAGTAAATGCCGCCAAGAATTATAAAAATGATGGAGATAGTGTGTACCGTATGTTTTACGATACGATTAAGGGAGGGGATTTCCGTTCCCGGGAAGCCAATGTTTACCGTCTGGCGGAATGTTCTGCACAGCTGATCGACCAGGCCGTAGCGCAGGGGGTGCCTTTTGGCAGGGAATATGGCGGCTATTTAAACAACCGTTCCTTTGGCGGTGTCCAGGTGAGCAGGACTTTTTATGCCAGGGGACAAACCGGACAACAGTTGTTGTTGGGCGCTTATCAGGCATTGATGAGACAGGCTGCGGCAAAAACGGTGACGCTCTATACGCGTCATGAAATGCTGGATCTGGTCTTGGTAGATGGAAAAGCCAGAGGGATCATCGTCAGAAATCTGGACACAGGAGAAATTGAACGCCATAGCGCAAATACAGTGATTCTGGCTACGGGAGGCTTCGGGAAGATCTATTATTTATCCACCCTTGCGATGGGCTGTAATGCATCCGCCATTTGGCGTGCACATAAGAAAGGGGCATTCATGGCCTGCCCAAGCTGGACCCAGGTTCATCCAACCTCGCTTCCGCAGTCCGGCGATTACCAGAGCAAACTGACCCTGATGTCTGAATCGCTCCGCAATGATGGCCGGATTTGGGTGCCATTAAAACCGGAAGAGAAAAGAAAGCCAAATGACATTCCTGAAGATGAACGTGATTATTACCTCGAACGCCGGTATCCTGCTTTTGGAAATCTGGCCCCCCGGGACATCTCTTCCAGAGCGGCCAAAGAACGCATCGATGCCGGATTTGGGGTAGGGCCACAGTTAAATGCTGTTTACCTGGACTTCTCTAAAGCGATCAAAGAACAGGGAAAAGAAAAGATAAAAGAAAAATATGGGAACCTGTTTGCGATGTACCGTAAGATTACGGACACAGATGCCTATTCAGAACCTATGATGATCTCCCCGGCAGCGCATTTTTCTATGGGTGGATTATGGGTCGATTATGAACTGATGACTACCATTCCGGGCTTATTCGCCCTTGGTGAAGCCAATTTTGCAGACCATGGTGCAAACCGTCTTGGGGCAAACTCGCTGTTACAGGCTTGTGTGGATGGTTATTTTGTTGCGCCCTATACGGTTTCTAATTACCTCGCAGGAGAGATTCACGCGGAGAAACTGGATGCGGATGCGCAGGAGTTTATAGATGCCGAGGTCCGGGTGAGGGCACACTTAGGGAAATTATTGGCGATAAACGGAACTAAGACCGCGGATCATTACCATAAAACCCTGGGTAAACTGCTGTATGATTATTGTGGCCTGTCCAGAAGTAGGGAAGGATTGGTATACGCCATTAAGGAAATCAAAAAACTGCGTGAAGATTTCTATGAGCACCTTAAAGTTCCTGGAACAGAAGAAGAAATGAATGGAGAGCTGGAAAAAGCAGGCCGGATCAGCGATTACCTGGAAGTGGCAGAACTGATGTGTCAGGATGCTTTAACAAGAGAAGAGTCTTGTGGCGCCCATTTCAGGGAAGAATATCAGACCCCGGAAGGGGAAGCCTTGAGAAATGATGAGGCGTTTTGTTTTGTATCCGCCTGGCAATGGCAGGGGGAGGACAAGGAGGAACGACTGGTTCCTGAACCGCTGCATTTCGAAAACGTGGAATTAACCGTAAGAAGTTACAAATAA
- a CDS encoding succinate dehydrogenase/fumarate reductase iron-sulfur subunit — translation MKINLKIWRQTDAGSPGRLVDYELDHVIPHMSFLEMMDTLNEQLILSGERPVEFDHDCREGICGQCGMMINGRAHGPIPHLTTCQLHMREFKDGDTIYVEPFRGKAFPVKRDLRVDRSAFDRIIMAGGFVSVNTGQAPEANGIPISHEQAESAFDSAACIGCGACVATCKNSSAALFTAAKIAHLAKLPQGKIESRKRVLSMVEQMDIEAFGHCTNTEACEVECPQDISVLNIARMNWEYTLSKVLK, via the coding sequence ATGAAGATCAATTTGAAAATATGGAGGCAGACTGATGCCGGAAGCCCCGGCAGATTAGTGGATTATGAGCTGGATCATGTGATTCCTCATATGTCTTTCCTGGAAATGATGGATACGCTGAACGAACAACTCATCTTAAGTGGAGAGCGGCCGGTGGAGTTCGATCACGATTGCAGGGAAGGCATCTGCGGTCAGTGTGGAATGATGATCAATGGGCGTGCACATGGGCCAATCCCGCACCTCACGACCTGTCAGCTGCACATGCGGGAATTCAAAGATGGGGATACGATCTATGTGGAACCTTTCCGCGGCAAAGCTTTTCCGGTAAAAAGAGATTTGCGGGTAGACCGCTCGGCATTCGACCGGATCATTATGGCAGGAGGTTTTGTTTCGGTAAATACGGGACAGGCGCCGGAAGCAAATGGAATTCCGATAAGCCATGAACAGGCAGAATCGGCCTTTGACTCGGCAGCCTGTATCGGCTGCGGTGCCTGCGTTGCCACCTGTAAAAATTCCAGTGCCGCCTTATTTACTGCAGCAAAAATTGCCCATCTGGCCAAACTGCCACAGGGAAAGATAGAATCCAGGAAGCGGGTACTTTCTATGGTGGAGCAAATGGATATCGAGGCCTTTGGCCATTGCACGAATACTGAAGCCTGTGAAGTGGAATGTCCTCAGGATATTTCTGTGCTTAATATTGCCAGAATGAATTGGGAATATACGCTGAGCAAAGTTTTAAAATAA